Proteins encoded in a region of the Catalinimonas alkaloidigena genome:
- a CDS encoding citrate synthase has product MSEPAKVILDGQTYELPVVEGTENEKAIDISSLRSQSGYITLDYGYKNTGATTSAITFLDGEEGILHYRGYPIEQLAEQSSFLEVAYLLIYGDLPTKDQLAHFEHEIKIHTLVNEDVRKIFDGFPVNAHPMGVISSLVCALTAFYPESTNPDRNQEMIELTIIRLLAKMPTLAAWAYKNSQGHPVNYPKNSLDYCSNFLYMMFALPVEEYEVDPVIVDAMNKLLILHADHEQNCSTSTVRIVGSSQASLYSAVSAGINALWGPLHGGANQAVIEMLEAIKNDGGDATKYLNKAKDKNDPFRLMGFGHRVYKNFDPRARIIKKSADQVLGKLGIKDPVLDIAKQLEEAALSDPYFVERKLYPNVDFYSGIIYRALGIPTEMFTVMFALGRLPGWIAQWKEMISNKEPIGRPRQVYVGSTKRDYVPLDKR; this is encoded by the coding sequence ATGTCCGAACCTGCCAAAGTGATTTTAGATGGCCAGACGTACGAGTTGCCTGTGGTTGAAGGCACCGAAAACGAAAAGGCCATCGACATTAGCAGCTTGCGTTCGCAAAGTGGCTACATTACCCTTGATTACGGTTATAAAAATACAGGCGCCACCACGAGTGCCATTACTTTTCTAGACGGCGAAGAAGGCATTCTTCATTACCGCGGTTACCCGATCGAACAACTCGCCGAACAGTCTAGCTTCCTCGAAGTTGCTTACCTGTTGATCTACGGTGACCTTCCTACGAAAGATCAGCTCGCGCACTTTGAGCACGAGATCAAAATCCATACGCTTGTCAACGAAGACGTTCGCAAAATTTTTGACGGTTTCCCCGTCAACGCGCACCCCATGGGGGTCATCTCTTCGCTGGTATGTGCCTTGACGGCGTTCTACCCGGAGTCGACCAATCCTGACCGCAATCAGGAAATGATCGAACTGACCATCATCCGTCTGCTGGCCAAAATGCCGACGCTGGCCGCGTGGGCTTATAAAAACAGCCAGGGCCATCCGGTAAACTATCCCAAAAACAGCCTCGACTACTGTTCGAACTTCCTGTACATGATGTTCGCGCTGCCGGTTGAGGAATATGAGGTTGATCCTGTGATCGTCGACGCCATGAACAAGCTGCTGATCCTGCACGCCGACCACGAGCAGAACTGCTCTACTTCGACCGTACGGATCGTAGGCTCCTCGCAGGCCAGCCTTTATTCGGCCGTTTCGGCGGGCATCAACGCCCTGTGGGGACCTCTGCACGGCGGTGCCAACCAGGCGGTGATCGAAATGCTGGAAGCGATCAAAAACGACGGTGGAGACGCTACCAAGTACCTGAACAAAGCCAAAGACAAGAACGACCCGTTCCGCCTGATGGGCTTCGGACACCGCGTCTACAAAAACTTCGATCCGCGGGCGCGCATTATCAAAAAGTCGGCCGACCAGGTGCTCGGCAAACTGGGCATCAAAGACCCGGTTCTCGACATCGCAAAGCAACTGGAAGAAGCTGCGCTGAGCGATCCTTACTTCGTAGAACGGAAGTTGTATCCGAACGTCGACTTCTATTCCGGCATCATTTACCGCGCACTGGGCATTCCGACCGAGATGTTCACGGTGATGTTTGCGTTGGGTCGCCTGCCCGGCTGGATCGCGCAGTGGAAAGAGATGATCTCCAACAAAGAGCCGATCGGACGCCCGCGCCAGGTCTACGTAGGTTCCACCAAGCGTGACTACGTGCCGCTCGACAAGCGTTAA
- a CDS encoding PAS domain S-box protein: MTHRAAHLSQVELQERLEQLERANATLRQEAALSQHLFDSTVIGLALLDEEGRIARANRTFQALTGCGEGVFSPGDTTWTSLLPQLYHSHDRAMVEALAQQGAAPAYEVELCATSSTPARWVQVESSLLPEGPYARLVYLYDITERKRREQHVEALKQRLAPLFSTELVGIIRWDATGAILEANGAFLTITGYSQDDLRHGLNLLDITPPAHQDLCRQKMAEVWQKGQITPFEKEYIRKDGNRVSVLIGASSLDTQTQEALAFVLDITDRLRKEQAARENETKFRVLFDSDMLCSFFWEKSGRVVEANNAFLRTLGFDQEDLQRGRISWSAMTPPEYEALDQNALRQLDATGVCQPFEKEYIRKDGSRVPVLIGAAMLPDQSEKGLAFMLDISDRVRQERQARENDSKFRALYESDIIGIVFWNMEGTIVDANSAFLSMLGYTHEELVGHYNRRQITPPSYHPADEKAAQLIRTQGFFSPYEKQHYRKDGSCVHVLVGGTRLSGYQDRWVSYLININSQRTAQEELRLSEERFNLVAKATNDVIWDWNLSNDLVWWNDGIQTRFGYRPDDLEPDSSSWLNRIHPDDRSLIATSIHQIIDSRESTWYDEYRFRRADGSYAYVYDRGYVLRSPDGEAIRMVSAMLDVTELKLAQDELSTRAAELERVNRELRLSEEAKEEVLLSIQADNLRKTKELEEARNIQKAMLPQQPPQLDDLEIGFFMKTSAEVGGDYYDYRQYGDHTLFAIGDATGHGMRAGIVVATVKSYFQTLAGRLDPVLLLQSVSSGIRNLRIRGMYMGLSLMEWSKGKLMVASSGMPPILVYRAETQSVEVITLRGLFLGSDLPNQYQKANLQLLPGDVVLAISDGLIELFNPDGDILGQKQVNEEFRKVGHLSADEIIAHLKVVARAWLQGRENDDDMTMIVLKAK; this comes from the coding sequence ATGACCCATCGAGCGGCTCACTTATCACAAGTTGAATTACAGGAGCGCCTGGAGCAGTTGGAGCGTGCAAACGCCACGCTACGGCAGGAAGCTGCGTTGTCGCAACATCTGTTTGACTCGACGGTTATTGGGTTGGCACTGCTTGACGAAGAAGGGCGCATTGCCCGGGCCAATCGTACGTTTCAGGCCCTGACCGGATGCGGAGAAGGCGTTTTTTCTCCTGGCGATACCACCTGGACGTCCCTCCTGCCTCAGCTTTACCATTCGCACGACCGCGCTATGGTCGAGGCACTGGCACAACAAGGCGCCGCGCCGGCGTATGAAGTGGAGTTGTGCGCCACGTCTTCCACCCCGGCACGTTGGGTGCAGGTAGAATCGAGTCTGCTGCCTGAGGGGCCTTACGCCCGCCTCGTGTATCTCTACGACATCACCGAGCGCAAACGACGCGAACAGCACGTAGAAGCGCTTAAACAGCGCCTCGCACCGCTCTTCAGCACCGAACTGGTGGGCATCATCCGATGGGACGCTACAGGCGCTATTCTGGAGGCCAATGGTGCCTTCCTGACCATTACGGGATATAGTCAGGATGACCTGCGGCACGGCCTGAATCTGCTGGACATCACGCCACCGGCCCATCAGGACCTTTGTCGGCAGAAGATGGCCGAAGTGTGGCAAAAAGGTCAGATTACCCCGTTCGAAAAAGAGTACATTCGGAAAGACGGGAATCGGGTATCCGTACTGATCGGAGCCTCTTCTCTTGATACCCAAACCCAGGAAGCACTGGCGTTTGTGTTGGACATCACCGACCGGCTTCGCAAGGAGCAAGCCGCCCGCGAGAACGAAACCAAGTTCCGTGTCTTGTTCGACTCGGACATGCTCTGCAGTTTCTTCTGGGAAAAATCGGGACGTGTGGTCGAGGCCAACAACGCCTTTTTGCGCACGCTGGGTTTCGATCAGGAAGACTTGCAACGCGGTCGTATCAGTTGGTCGGCCATGACCCCGCCAGAGTACGAAGCGCTGGATCAGAACGCCCTGCGTCAACTGGATGCCACCGGCGTGTGCCAGCCCTTCGAGAAAGAATACATTCGGAAAGACGGCAGCCGCGTACCGGTGTTGATTGGAGCCGCCATGCTGCCGGACCAGTCCGAAAAAGGGCTGGCGTTTATGCTCGACATTTCCGATCGGGTTAGGCAAGAGCGGCAGGCCCGCGAAAACGATTCTAAATTCCGCGCGCTGTACGAGTCCGACATCATCGGCATCGTGTTCTGGAATATGGAGGGAACGATTGTGGATGCCAACTCGGCCTTCCTCAGTATGCTCGGCTACACCCACGAAGAGCTGGTGGGGCATTACAACCGCCGGCAGATTACCCCGCCGAGCTACCACCCCGCCGACGAAAAAGCGGCACAACTGATTCGCACACAGGGATTCTTCTCTCCTTACGAGAAACAACATTACCGCAAAGACGGCTCGTGCGTTCACGTGCTGGTGGGGGGCACGCGCCTCTCTGGTTACCAGGATCGTTGGGTTTCGTACCTCATCAACATCAATTCCCAGCGGACTGCGCAGGAAGAATTACGCCTCAGCGAGGAACGCTTCAATCTGGTGGCCAAGGCGACCAACGACGTGATCTGGGACTGGAACCTGTCGAACGATCTGGTTTGGTGGAACGACGGTATTCAGACGCGCTTCGGGTACCGTCCCGACGATCTGGAACCGGATTCGTCCTCGTGGCTCAACCGGATTCACCCGGACGATCGCAGCCTTATCGCCACCAGCATTCACCAGATCATCGACAGCCGCGAATCGACCTGGTACGACGAGTACCGCTTCCGGCGGGCCGACGGCTCATACGCCTATGTGTACGACCGGGGGTATGTTTTGCGAAGCCCCGACGGCGAAGCGATTCGTATGGTGAGCGCCATGCTCGATGTTACGGAACTGAAACTAGCGCAAGACGAACTCAGCACGCGCGCGGCCGAACTGGAGCGTGTCAACCGCGAACTGCGCCTCAGCGAGGAAGCAAAAGAAGAAGTGCTGCTGAGCATTCAGGCCGATAACCTTCGCAAAACGAAAGAGCTGGAAGAAGCCCGGAACATCCAGAAGGCCATGCTGCCGCAACAGCCGCCGCAGCTCGATGACCTGGAGATCGGTTTCTTTATGAAGACCAGTGCCGAAGTCGGGGGCGATTATTACGACTACCGCCAGTACGGTGATCATACGCTGTTTGCCATTGGCGACGCTACGGGCCACGGGATGCGGGCCGGAATTGTGGTTGCTACGGTGAAAAGTTATTTCCAGACGCTGGCAGGTCGCCTCGATCCGGTTTTGCTGCTGCAATCCGTCTCGTCGGGCATTCGCAACCTGCGCATCCGGGGCATGTACATGGGGCTTTCGCTGATGGAATGGTCGAAAGGCAAACTGATGGTCGCTTCGTCAGGCATGCCGCCCATTCTGGTCTACCGGGCGGAGACGCAATCGGTCGAAGTGATCACCCTTCGGGGACTGTTTCTAGGTTCTGATCTGCCCAATCAGTATCAGAAAGCCAACTTGCAGTTGCTTCCCGGCGACGTGGTACTCGCCATCTCTGACGGCCTGATCGAGTTGTTCAATCCCGACGGCGACATTTTGGGTCAGAAACAGGTCAATGAAGAGTTCCGCAAGGTAGGGCACTTATCTGCCGACGAGATCATCGCTCACCTCAAGGTCGTGGCAAGGGCGTGGTTGCAGGGGCGTGAGAACGACGACGACATGACCATGATCGTATTGAAAGCAAAGTAG
- a CDS encoding ATP-binding protein — MMKASVRIPCQTKNLKEVREATRRFMQDLPISAYEANLILVAIDEICANAIIHANHSDPDRWLVVRLAYKNPFFQVEVEYQGAGFDYKNHQSRPVDEIKDSGRKGGLGLQLVENIMDKVEFKFTRGKNVCLMNKNLLKPINNNA; from the coding sequence ATGATGAAAGCGTCTGTACGCATACCTTGTCAAACCAAAAACCTGAAAGAGGTGCGGGAAGCCACCCGTCGTTTCATGCAAGATCTTCCGATTAGTGCATACGAAGCCAATTTGATTTTGGTGGCGATCGATGAAATATGCGCGAATGCGATCATCCACGCCAACCACTCCGATCCGGACCGCTGGCTGGTCGTTCGGCTGGCCTATAAAAATCCATTTTTTCAGGTAGAGGTCGAGTACCAGGGCGCCGGGTTCGATTACAAGAATCATCAGTCGCGGCCGGTAGACGAAATCAAAGACTCGGGACGCAAAGGAGGCTTGGGCCTGCAGTTGGTCGAGAACATCATGGACAAGGTAGAGTTTAAATTTACACGAGGAAAAAATGTTTGTTTGATGAATAAAAATTTACTAAAACCCATCAATAACAACGCTTAA
- a CDS encoding DUF2911 domain-containing protein, translating to MKKVVSSFSLLLCLTFLTTSCWGQDRPSPAKTASGKVGDATITIDYSSPAVKGRTVWGDLVPYNDVWRTGANEATVIKFDKDVTVEGKKLSAGEYALFTIPTADRWTVIFNDEAKQWGAFNYNAEKDVLRVEVSPKKARDFAEQMEFVIESDGNQAGTIYLTWENMMIPIKIKVG from the coding sequence ATGAAAAAGGTAGTTTCTTCGTTCTCCCTGCTGCTGTGCCTTACGTTTCTGACTACCTCCTGCTGGGGGCAAGATCGCCCCAGTCCGGCGAAAACTGCTTCCGGCAAAGTGGGCGATGCCACGATCACGATCGACTATAGTTCGCCTGCCGTGAAGGGCCGGACCGTTTGGGGAGACCTGGTGCCCTACAATGACGTGTGGCGTACCGGTGCCAACGAGGCGACCGTCATCAAATTTGACAAAGACGTAACGGTGGAAGGGAAAAAACTGAGTGCCGGCGAATATGCCCTGTTTACCATTCCGACCGCAGACCGGTGGACCGTTATTTTCAACGACGAAGCCAAACAGTGGGGCGCGTTTAACTATAATGCCGAAAAAGACGTATTGCGAGTAGAGGTATCCCCCAAGAAGGCCCGAGACTTCGCCGAACAAATGGAGTTTGTGATTGAAAGCGATGGTAATCAGGCCGGGACGATTTACCTGACCTGGGAGAATATGATGATTCCTATAAAAATTAAGGTTGGGTGA
- the mdh gene encoding malate dehydrogenase, giving the protein MKVTVVGAGNVGATCADVLAYREIANEVVLLDIKEGFAEGKALDIWQKAPINLYDTRTVGVTNDYSRTADSDVVVITSGLPRKPGMSRDDLISTNAGIVKSVTESVVKYSPNAIIIVVSNPLDVMTYQAHLTSGFPKTKVIGMAGILDTARYRAFLAEALNCSPKDIQAVLMGGHGDTMVPLPRYTTVGGIPVTELIDSDKLDAIVERTKSGGGELVKLMGTSAWYAPGSAAAQMVEAIVKDQRRVFPVCIKLDGEYGISDCYLGVPVILGKNGIEKVIELQLNDEEKALLEVSRQKVREVMDVLDNMPAKA; this is encoded by the coding sequence ATGAAGGTAACCGTAGTGGGCGCTGGCAACGTAGGAGCCACCTGCGCCGACGTGCTGGCCTACCGCGAAATCGCGAACGAAGTAGTTCTGCTCGATATTAAAGAAGGCTTTGCGGAAGGTAAGGCACTCGACATCTGGCAGAAAGCTCCCATCAACCTGTACGACACCCGCACCGTCGGCGTCACCAACGACTACAGCCGCACGGCCGATTCTGACGTGGTGGTGATCACTTCCGGGCTGCCCCGCAAACCTGGCATGAGCCGCGACGACCTGATTTCGACCAACGCCGGGATTGTAAAGTCGGTGACTGAGAGCGTCGTCAAATACTCGCCCAATGCCATCATTATTGTGGTGTCTAACCCACTGGACGTGATGACCTACCAGGCGCACCTGACGTCGGGCTTCCCTAAAACGAAAGTGATAGGCATGGCGGGCATTCTGGATACCGCTCGCTACCGGGCGTTCCTGGCCGAAGCGCTGAACTGCTCTCCGAAAGACATTCAGGCGGTGCTGATGGGCGGCCACGGTGATACGATGGTGCCCCTGCCCCGCTACACTACCGTAGGCGGCATTCCGGTCACCGAACTGATCGACAGCGATAAGCTCGACGCCATTGTAGAGCGCACCAAATCGGGCGGCGGCGAACTGGTGAAACTGATGGGCACATCGGCCTGGTACGCACCGGGATCGGCGGCCGCTCAGATGGTAGAAGCCATCGTGAAAGATCAGCGCCGGGTGTTCCCCGTTTGCATTAAACTGGATGGCGAATACGGCATCTCCGATTGTTACCTGGGCGTGCCGGTCATCCTGGGCAAAAACGGCATCGAAAAAGTGATCGAACTGCAACTCAACGACGAAGAGAAAGCGCTTCTGGAAGTTTCACGCCAGAAAGTTCGTGAAGTGATGGACGTACTTGATAACATGCCTGCGAAGGCCTAG
- a CDS encoding RNA polymerase sigma factor, translating to MSHASISADEMMEEALQIEAARRDPAQFRPLYEKYYSTIFRFVYRRVDDKELTADLTSQVFLQALMHLPRYEVRAVPFSAWLYRIATNEVLQFFRKQNRVGVVRQVMIGEELVSELHEEGEEKERLVERLALTLEKLSEQEVQLIELRFYEQMSFRDIGYTLRITENNAKVRTYRLLEKMKKYMLGLS from the coding sequence TTGAGCCACGCTTCGATTTCTGCGGACGAAATGATGGAAGAAGCCCTTCAGATTGAAGCGGCCCGGCGCGATCCGGCCCAGTTTCGTCCGCTGTACGAAAAGTATTATTCGACCATTTTCCGATTTGTATACCGCCGTGTTGACGACAAGGAACTGACCGCCGACCTGACGTCGCAGGTGTTTCTACAGGCCCTGATGCACCTGCCGCGTTACGAAGTCCGTGCGGTGCCTTTTTCGGCGTGGCTGTACCGCATTGCGACCAACGAAGTGCTTCAGTTTTTCCGGAAGCAAAACCGCGTCGGGGTGGTACGGCAGGTCATGATTGGCGAAGAACTGGTCAGCGAACTGCACGAAGAAGGGGAGGAGAAAGAGCGGTTGGTGGAGCGGCTGGCCCTGACGTTGGAAAAGCTTTCGGAACAGGAGGTGCAGTTGATCGAGCTCCGGTTTTACGAACAGATGTCGTTTCGCGACATCGGCTACACGTTGCGCATCACCGAAAACAACGCCAAAGTGCGGACCTACCGTCTGCTGGAAAAAATGAAGAAGTACATGCTTGGCCTGTCATGA
- a CDS encoding energy transducer TonB, giving the protein MKTQRYKVMLEEDARPDAALPDAEIEPFRNFDELLRRRRLLLVRQRWIRGLLSLGGVALLAGGLWWILEAEAPSPVASTRIATATEEKPPVTSPANEPELPSEMPEASLAATPDSLPGTEAPTARTAPPPRENRPTPQVKAPRSESELQSQAVPSETSSSQPQPSAALPAASEPDATEGTFVEAAPTGGYPALYQFFEAQLQYPESARRDGIAGSVLVEFKINAAGKAEQIHVLKGISPELDQEAVRLVKLMPAWQPARLNGKPMLTRHTIPFNFQLD; this is encoded by the coding sequence ATGAAAACACAACGCTATAAAGTCATGCTCGAAGAAGATGCCCGGCCCGACGCGGCCCTGCCCGATGCGGAGATAGAGCCGTTTCGCAATTTTGACGAGTTGCTGCGTCGGCGACGTCTTCTGTTGGTGCGACAGCGTTGGATACGCGGTCTGCTCAGCCTGGGCGGGGTGGCGTTGCTGGCGGGGGGGCTGTGGTGGATTCTGGAGGCTGAGGCACCGTCGCCCGTTGCGTCCACGCGCATCGCGACCGCAACCGAAGAAAAGCCGCCGGTCACGTCCCCTGCAAATGAACCGGAACTGCCGTCCGAAATGCCCGAGGCATCCCTTGCCGCCACGCCCGACTCGCTTCCGGGGACGGAAGCACCAACTGCCCGTACCGCCCCGCCACCGCGCGAAAACCGACCTACACCGCAAGTAAAAGCACCGCGCTCCGAGTCGGAGCTGCAATCGCAGGCTGTACCGTCCGAAACTTCGTCGTCGCAACCGCAACCCTCCGCTGCACTCCCCGCGGCGTCCGAACCGGACGCCACCGAAGGCACTTTTGTAGAAGCAGCTCCTACCGGCGGATATCCCGCGCTGTATCAGTTTTTCGAGGCACAGTTGCAGTATCCGGAAAGCGCGCGTCGCGACGGTATCGCCGGGTCGGTACTGGTCGAATTTAAGATCAATGCCGCGGGCAAAGCCGAGCAGATCCATGTCCTGAAAGGCATTAGCCCTGAACTGGACCAGGAAGCCGTGCGGCTGGTGAAGCTGATGCCCGCCTGGCAACCGGCCCGGCTGAACGGCAAGCCTATGCTGACGCGTCATACAATTCCGTTTAACTTTCAACTCGACTGA
- a CDS encoding FG-GAP-like repeat-containing protein: protein MKLYTTWGLALLSSAVLAQEFEVHERPAPAEGWQPRGVVFADLNSNTQLETIWYGDAAGKGLLYLGSNVHTSAPAYTTLDLGFQSIVTVTLVDADQDNEVDVLVSGKKAPSGEPASQLYLNRGNSTFEPSDWIDSLAAIQTLWADWDSDGRKDLLVYGTDADGVLALHAYRHTTDGWERQNSGLPAWLQQTMLPFDADNDGDTDVLITGRASDGTAVAQVYTNQGSFRFQAGTQLPASSVGGATAAGDYNSDGHMDLLLTGTDPTGQAQTLLYLHQGDGYQRAALELEAMVGQTALLADLDHDGSTDVLLAGTKAAGTPGWRLYAQRTEGLQAVNYDTLAQATSLVGVADLTNDGNLDLIQTGSQNDTATVHFWQSLASPNRGPHVPTDPRSVTIANRTLLSWQAPTDDTTAQEALTYEVYVGTYEEGMDIASATAHKGGLRKLVAHGSQGQGTTFTLYDLPDGVYYWGVQAVDNAFRGSECWCAEGQGGSGFCTGLFRVCTDIARADTMLCEGTALTLTTSTGGAWYSTALGFLSESATTTYTATQSDTLYYVGPPDAACQENYSLTVQLAFPDSMQLTLGADTTVCPGEVLSFSADTALGQVRWRSAAQGDLGTDTPLYYTASQRDQVWAELHTAGGCTVWSDTVTISLFETIELLSEEEVRMPEGGSVVLRTAQARTYQWSPAEGLSDPNSDSPVATPDVTTTYVVKATSLDGCALVDSITVIVEPQVTATRLFIPNYFSPNGDGRNEVFKVYGDGIDAFTLQIFDRSGVKVFETTNPSEGWAGDVNGTPQPGGVYLWRISGQFRDGSELTFNGERTGVIRLAR from the coding sequence ATGAAACTGTATACAACATGGGGACTGGCGCTGCTCAGCAGCGCGGTACTGGCGCAGGAATTCGAGGTGCACGAGCGTCCGGCCCCTGCCGAAGGGTGGCAGCCCCGGGGCGTGGTCTTCGCCGACCTGAACAGCAATACCCAACTGGAAACCATTTGGTACGGCGACGCAGCGGGCAAGGGTCTGCTGTACCTGGGCAGCAACGTGCACACCAGCGCTCCGGCCTATACCACGCTCGATCTGGGATTTCAGTCGATTGTCACCGTAACGCTGGTCGATGCCGACCAGGACAACGAAGTCGACGTATTGGTTTCCGGGAAAAAAGCACCCTCGGGTGAACCGGCCAGCCAGCTTTACCTGAATCGGGGCAACTCTACGTTTGAGCCTTCGGATTGGATCGACAGTCTGGCCGCGATCCAGACCCTGTGGGCAGACTGGGATAGCGACGGTCGAAAAGATCTTTTGGTCTACGGCACGGATGCCGACGGTGTGCTGGCCCTGCATGCCTATCGACACACTACCGATGGTTGGGAGCGGCAGAATTCCGGCTTGCCTGCCTGGCTTCAGCAGACGATGCTGCCGTTTGATGCGGACAACGATGGCGATACCGATGTGCTGATCACCGGTCGCGCCTCGGACGGCACGGCGGTGGCGCAGGTGTATACCAATCAGGGGAGCTTTCGCTTTCAGGCCGGAACCCAGCTTCCGGCAAGTAGCGTGGGGGGAGCGACGGCCGCCGGCGATTACAACAGCGATGGTCACATGGATCTGCTGCTGACGGGAACTGACCCTACCGGGCAAGCGCAGACGCTCCTCTACCTTCATCAGGGGGACGGCTACCAGCGGGCGGCCCTCGAACTGGAGGCTATGGTGGGACAAACGGCTCTGCTGGCCGACCTGGACCACGATGGGTCCACCGATGTGTTGTTGGCCGGTACGAAGGCGGCCGGTACCCCGGGGTGGCGTCTCTATGCCCAGCGGACCGAAGGCCTACAGGCTGTGAACTACGATACCCTGGCGCAGGCCACTTCGCTTGTGGGCGTGGCCGACCTGACCAACGACGGGAACCTGGACCTGATACAAACCGGTTCGCAAAACGATACCGCAACGGTACATTTCTGGCAGAGCCTGGCCTCCCCGAACCGTGGCCCCCACGTGCCGACCGACCCGCGTTCCGTCACCATTGCGAACCGCACACTACTTTCCTGGCAAGCCCCCACTGATGACACAACGGCCCAAGAGGCCCTGACCTACGAAGTTTACGTCGGCACATACGAAGAAGGCATGGACATTGCGTCCGCTACGGCCCATAAAGGCGGGTTGCGCAAACTCGTAGCCCACGGTAGCCAGGGGCAGGGCACGACATTTACCCTCTACGACCTGCCCGACGGGGTGTATTACTGGGGAGTACAGGCGGTCGATAATGCTTTCCGCGGTAGCGAATGCTGGTGTGCTGAGGGACAAGGGGGAAGCGGATTTTGCACGGGGCTGTTCCGCGTGTGTACCGACATTGCACGGGCCGATACTATGCTCTGTGAGGGCACGGCTTTGACCTTAACCACTTCTACCGGAGGAGCCTGGTATTCGACGGCTCTGGGATTTCTGTCGGAATCGGCTACGACGACGTATACCGCGACGCAATCGGATACGCTCTATTATGTGGGGCCGCCAGATGCCGCCTGCCAGGAAAATTACTCGTTAACCGTACAACTGGCTTTCCCCGATAGCATGCAATTAACCCTTGGGGCAGACACGACGGTTTGCCCAGGCGAAGTACTTTCGTTTTCCGCAGATACTGCCTTGGGGCAGGTGCGCTGGAGGTCGGCGGCGCAGGGCGATCTGGGTACCGACACGCCTCTTTACTATACCGCTTCGCAACGCGATCAGGTGTGGGCTGAACTGCACACGGCAGGAGGCTGTACGGTGTGGAGCGATACCGTCACCATTTCCCTGTTCGAAACGATTGAGCTGTTGTCAGAAGAAGAGGTGCGGATGCCGGAAGGTGGTTCTGTCGTGTTGCGCACCGCCCAGGCGCGTACGTACCAATGGAGCCCGGCGGAAGGATTGAGCGATCCAAATAGCGATAGTCCGGTGGCAACGCCCGATGTGACGACGACCTACGTGGTCAAGGCGACCTCACTCGACGGGTGTGCGCTCGTCGACAGCATCACCGTAATCGTTGAGCCACAGGTAACCGCCACCCGTTTGTTCATCCCCAATTACTTTAGCCCGAATGGCGATGGCCGAAATGAAGTGTTCAAAGTATACGGCGACGGCATCGACGCATTTACGTTGCAGATTTTTGACCGTTCCGGTGTAAAAGTTTTTGAAACGACCAATCCCTCCGAAGGCTGGGCGGGCGATGTAAACGGCACACCACAGCCTGGCGGCGTATACCTGTGGCGCATCTCCGGACAGTTTCGCGATGGGTCGGAGCTAACGTTCAACGGCGAACGTACCGGCGTAATCAGACTGGCGCGCTGA